The Acidobacteriota bacterium DNA window CCCAGCGTGCTCGGGAGCAGCCGCCTCAGTTGGGCGATGCCCTGCGTTCCCTACGCCGGCCCGGGTGTGGGCTTCTTCGCGCTGCCTCCGGTCGGCGCCCGCATCTGGGTCGAATTCGAGCACGGCGACCCCGACTTCCCGATCTGGGTCGGCGGCTTCTGGGACCAGTCGAGCGACCTGCCGGCGAACCCCCCGCTCGCCCAGACGAAGGTCGTCAAGACCGACGTCGCCACTCTCACGCTCGACGACACGCCGGGCGCCGGGGGCGTCACGATCGAGACGACCGCCGGCATGAAGATCGTGCTGAACGCCCAGGGAATCGAGATCAGCACCGGGCAGGGCGCCACCGTCAAGCTGCAGGGCCCGAAGACCTCCGTCAACGGCACGGCGCTGGAGGTGACGTGATGCCCGGACAGGTCCTCCACCAGGGCGCCACGGTGCTCTGCCTGCACGCGGGCCAGGCGCAACCGACGACGACCGACCTGCGGGTGAAGGTCAGTGGGCAGGCCGTCGTCGTCCAGACGACGATCCACTCGGTCGCCGGGTGCACCATGCCGCCGCCGCCCAGCGGGAACGGACCGTGTGCGACCGCGCAATGGGTGACCGCGGCCACCCGGGTCCGTGCCAGCGGGACGCCGGTCCTGCTGCAGGACAGCCAGGCCATCTGTGTGCCCACGGGCACCGGCGTCAACGTCGTGGCGACGCAGACGAGGGTCAAGGCGACATGATCCACATCGACTTTCCCTTCCACTTCGACGATCGCGGCCGCACGGCGACCACGGGCGAGGACGACCACGTCCGCGACATGATCGAGCAGTTCCTGTTCACGAACCACGGCGAGCGGGTCAACCGGCCCGACTTCGGGAGCGGCCTGCTCCAGATGGTCTTCGAGCCCAACAGCGACGCGCTCGCGTCGACGCTGCAGCGCACCGCCCAGGCCGGCCTCCAGCAGCATCTCGGCGACCTGATCATCGTGCAGGTGCTCGTGGTCTCGACCACCGAGGCGACCCTTCGGGTCGACGTCCGGTACACCCTGCGCCGCAACGGCGAGACGCGCACGGCCTCGTTCGAACGGGGGGCGCCATGAATCGATCCACTCCCTCGTGCCACGACGAGCGCCGCCGCCACGAGGTCCGGCGTCACGGACTGAACGGGCTCGACTACCTGGAGGTCGGCGACGACCAGCGGACGCTGACGGTGTACTTCCTGGGAGCGGCGCCGCAGGGGCTGACCCCTCACCAACTCCAGATTGCCGGCGGCGAACGCATCCGCGACATTCAGGTGCTCGACGTCAGGGTCTGTCCGCCGCACGATCCAGAGCTCGACACCTGCATCGTCGTCACTGTCGACAAGCCGGGCGATTTCTCGACCTACACGCTGTGCCTGGTGAACCTGCCCGACGACAGCCCCTTCGATCCGCGGTACCGCTGTCTGTCGTTCAGCTTCAAGGCGTCGTGTCCGACCGATCTCGACTGCAAGACGGCGGCGGTGTGTCCATCCGACGTGCTGCCGGAGCCGGAGATCGACTACCTGGCCAAGGACTACGCGAGCTTCCGCCAGCTCGTGCTCGATCGATTGGCCGTCGTGATGCCGGAGTGGACCGAGCGGCACGTCCCCGACCTCGGCATCACGCTCGTCGAGCTGCTGGCCTACGTAGGCGATTATCTGAGCTACCAGCAGGATGCCGTCGCCACCGAAGCCTACCTCGACACCGCGCGCCAGCGGCCCTCGGTGAGGCGCCACGCGCGCCTGGTCGACTACCTCGTTCACGAAGGCAACAACGCCCGCGCCTGGGTGCACGTTGACACCTCGTCCGACGTGACGCTCGCCGCGACCGAGCTGTCGTGGCTCACGACGTTTCCCGGCGCGCCCGAGCCGGAAGACCGGCTCGTGACCTGGGACGACCTGCGAGAGGTGCCGGTCGATCGCTACGAGGTGTTCGAGCCGCTGCTCGAGGTGCCGGAGGAAACGATCGCGTTCTACGAGGCGCACAACGCGATCCCCTTCTACACGTGGGGCGATGCCCAGTGCTGTCTGGTCCGCGGCGCCACATCGGCCACGCTGGTCGACGGCACGACCGGTCCTCAGGACACCGAAGACGAACAGCCGTGCGACCAAAACGAGGGTGACAACGCCGCTCCGGTTGGCCGTGAGCGGCATGGCACCGGACAGTACGGCCAGAAGCCCGGGCACGAGGGCGAGCGGCCCGGCGAGTCGGTGCCGAAGCGTCGCCTGCACCTGGCGCCAGGCGACGTGCTCATCTTCGAGGAGGTCATCGGGCCGGAGACGGGCGATTCGAACGACGCCGATCCCAATCGCCGCCATGCGGTGCGTCTCACGAGCGTCGAGGCGGCGATCGACCCGCTCAACGGGCAGCCGCTGCTCGAGATCGCGTGGGCCGAGGAGGACGCGCTCCCGTTTCCCCTCTGCCTGTCGGTTGTCGGGCCACCGCCGGCGTGCGCGCTCATCGAGCACGTCAGCGTGGCCCGCGGCAACGTGCTCCTCGTCGACCACGGGCGCCGTCTCGACGTGCCCGAGGATCTCGGCTGCGTGCCGGTCGAGGCGGAGGAGACGGTGTGTGAACGCGAGGGTCGGCCCTCGGACGTCGTCCGCCGGCCGGGGCGCATGCGGCCGGTGCTCGCGCGTGGGCCCCTCACGTTCAGTCAGCCGCTCGCGGCCGGGGCGCCTGCGGCGCGGCGGCTCGACCAGGATCCACGCGAGGCGGTGCCCTGGATCCGGCTGACCAGCCGGCCCGACTCGCGCTGTGACGCCGACCCGAAGGCGGACGCGTCACGAGGCGGCGTCGGCGACGCGCAGCCCCGTCTCTGGACGGCCCGCCGCGATCTCCTCGCGAGTTCCGCAAACGACGACCACTTCGTCGTGGAGATGGACGACCGTCGCCGCGCCCGCCTGCGCTTCGGCGATGGGGAACTGGGGAGCCTGCCCGAGGCCGGTCTCGCCTTCGAAGCGCGGTATCGCGTCGGCAACGGGCCCGAAGGCAACGTCGGCGCCGACCGGCTCGTGCTCGCCGTCAGCCGGTCGGTGGTAAACGGCGTCACGCTGCGCCCGCGCAACCCGATGCCCGCGCGTGGCGGCATGGCCCCCGAACCGGTGGCCGAGGTGAAGCTCTTCGCGCCCCAGGCCTTCCGTCAGGTCCTCGAACGTGCCATCACGCCCGACGACTATGCCGAGCTGGCCGGGCGGCACCCGGCCGTGCAGCGCGCCGCCGCCGAACTGCGCTGGAACGGCAGCTGGTACGAAGTGCGGGTGGCGATCGACCCGCTCGGTCGCGCGACGGCCGACGCGCCGCTCCTCGAGGAGGTCAAGCGGTCGCTCTATCGCTTCCGGCGAATCGGACATGACCTGGCGGTCCGTCCGGCCGAGTACGTGGCGCTCGACTTCGTCATGGACGTCTGCGTCGCTCCGGGCTTTCTGCGTGCTCACGTGAAGGTGGCCTTGCTCGACCGCTTCAGCAACCGGCGCCTGCCCGACGGGTCGCTCGGCTTCTTCCATCCCGATGCCCTGAGCTTTGGCCAGGGCATCGCCCTCAGCCGACTCGTGGCGGCCGCCCAGGGCGTGCCCGGCGTCGAGAGCGTGGCCGTCAGGAGGCTCGAACGTCTGTTCGAAGGGCCCAACGGCGAGATTGCCCAGGGGGTGCTGCCCATTGGCGGGCTCGAGATCGCGCGGCTCGACAACGACCCGAACTTCCCGGAGCACGGCCGCATCCGGTTCGACCTCAGAGGTGGGCGATGACAGACCAACGCTGCGGCTGCTGCGAGGGCGTCGAACGGCTGACGCCGCTTCCGACGGTCAATCGCCCCGGCCTCGATCGCCTGCGCTACCGCGTCGGCACGCACGCCGCCTTCTTCGAGACGATGGTGGCGGGCCTCTCGAGCCATCGCCTGGCCGACGGCCGGCGGCCGCTGCAGCGCCTGACCACCCGCGCCAACGACGACCCGGCCATCGCGCTGCTCGACGCGTGGGCGACGGTCGGCGCGGTGCTGACGTTCTACCAGGAGCGCATCGCCAACGAGGGCTACCTGCCGACGGCAACCGAGCGCCGGTCGGTGCTGGAGCTGGGGCGGTTGGTGGGGTATGCGTTGCGGCCGGGCGTGGCCGCCAGCGTGTTTCTCGCCTTCACGCTCGACGAGGGGTTCGACATCGAGATCCCGGCCGGCACACGCGCGCGCAGCCTGCCCGGTCCAGGTGAGCTCCCACAGGCGTTCGAGACCGAAGAGGCGTTTCACGCACGCACGGCGTGGAACGCTCTGCGGGCCCGGCTCACGCGCCCGTCCGTCCTCCGTCCCGATTCGACGTTCGAGGGCGAGCGGAGCGTCTATCTCGAGGGAACGGCCGCCAACCTCGAGGTCAACGACACGGTGCTGTTCGTCTGTGGCCCGGTGGTCCAGCCCTACACGGTCCGTGCGGTCGAGGCCGACACCGTCGCCGGCCGCACGCGCATTGGCTACAGGCCCTACG harbors:
- a CDS encoding GPW/gp25 family protein; the encoded protein is MHIDFPFHFDDRGRTATTGEDDHVRDMIEQFLFTNHGERVNRPDFGSGLLQMVFEPNSDALASTLQRTAQAGLQQHLGDLIIVQVLVVSTTEATLRVDVRYTLRRNGETRTASFERGAP
- a CDS encoding baseplate assembly protein, producing the protein MSQYYGKYRGTVANNVDPLQLGRLQIEVPSVLGSSRLSWAMPCVPYAGPGVGFFALPPVGARIWVEFEHGDPDFPIWVGGFWDQSSDLPANPPLAQTKVVKTDVATLTLDDTPGAGGVTIETTAGMKIVLNAQGIEISTGQGATVKLQGPKTSVNGTALEVT
- a CDS encoding putative baseplate assembly protein yields the protein MNRSTPSCHDERRRHEVRRHGLNGLDYLEVGDDQRTLTVYFLGAAPQGLTPHQLQIAGGERIRDIQVLDVRVCPPHDPELDTCIVVTVDKPGDFSTYTLCLVNLPDDSPFDPRYRCLSFSFKASCPTDLDCKTAAVCPSDVLPEPEIDYLAKDYASFRQLVLDRLAVVMPEWTERHVPDLGITLVELLAYVGDYLSYQQDAVATEAYLDTARQRPSVRRHARLVDYLVHEGNNARAWVHVDTSSDVTLAATELSWLTTFPGAPEPEDRLVTWDDLREVPVDRYEVFEPLLEVPEETIAFYEAHNAIPFYTWGDAQCCLVRGATSATLVDGTTGPQDTEDEQPCDQNEGDNAAPVGRERHGTGQYGQKPGHEGERPGESVPKRRLHLAPGDVLIFEEVIGPETGDSNDADPNRRHAVRLTSVEAAIDPLNGQPLLEIAWAEEDALPFPLCLSVVGPPPACALIEHVSVARGNVLLVDHGRRLDVPEDLGCVPVEAEETVCEREGRPSDVVRRPGRMRPVLARGPLTFSQPLAAGAPAARRLDQDPREAVPWIRLTSRPDSRCDADPKADASRGGVGDAQPRLWTARRDLLASSANDDHFVVEMDDRRRARLRFGDGELGSLPEAGLAFEARYRVGNGPEGNVGADRLVLAVSRSVVNGVTLRPRNPMPARGGMAPEPVAEVKLFAPQAFRQVLERAITPDDYAELAGRHPAVQRAAAELRWNGSWYEVRVAIDPLGRATADAPLLEEVKRSLYRFRRIGHDLAVRPAEYVALDFVMDVCVAPGFLRAHVKVALLDRFSNRRLPDGSLGFFHPDALSFGQGIALSRLVAAAQGVPGVESVAVRRLERLFEGPNGEIAQGVLPIGGLEIARLDNDPNFPEHGRIRFDLRGGR
- a CDS encoding DUF4280 domain-containing protein; the encoded protein is MPGQVLHQGATVLCLHAGQAQPTTTDLRVKVSGQAVVVQTTIHSVAGCTMPPPPSGNGPCATAQWVTAATRVRASGTPVLLQDSQAICVPTGTGVNVVATQTRVKAT